The DNA region GCGGCGTTGTACATATCCTTGCTCTTCTAGCTGACTAAGGGTGCGCATTAGCGAAGGCAGTTCAATCTCTAAAGCATGAGCAAGCACCTTTTGGCTTACGTTGTCACCTAAACGTAATAGCTTCCATAATGCAGTCCAACGAGGATGAGTGAGACCAAGGGGGATTAATTCTGCATCCGCTGCAGTGCGCCATAAACGATGCAATCGCCCTAAGTTCTCAGCAAGAGAAAGTTCTTTTAATCGTTCTAATTCTTTATTCATAATGGATTGTCACTTACTTAGCATGCTAAGCATTATAACTACTTAGCACGCTAAGTAAATAGTAGCGCGTATAAACTTAACCATAAGCCGCAAATTAAACCAACTGCTTACTAGTTAACCCATGAAAAATCCTATAAATAAACTCCATATCAATTGCATAATTCGCTGTAAAAAAATCCTGAAAGATCAATACCCCTTAATAACTCAATAGTCGTGA from Shewanella polaris includes:
- the slyA gene encoding transcriptional regulator SlyA, coding for MNKELERLKELSLAENLGRLHRLWRTAADAELIPLGLTHPRWTALWKLLRLGDNVSQKVLAHALEIELPSLMRTLSQLEEQGYVQRRCCETDKRARIVCLTPEGLGMLKQMEGRIMSVRRDLLAGISTQELSEFERIISLISDNALSALHKNTESDHKIPE